A window of the Leucothrix mucor DSM 2157 genome harbors these coding sequences:
- a CDS encoding type II secretion system F family protein produces the protein MATSVARKNNAKEQPTFIWEGKNKAGVKIRGEEQAANSNMLRATLRRRGIQPKVIKTKRKPLMGASISPADIAYFARQLTAMMRSGVPLMQSLELIGSGHEKAGMQALIKKIREDIESGADLGTALSNHPKHFDDLFVSLVKAGEHSGSLEDMLEKIATYKEKTESMKAKVKKAMMYPLMVLIMAVVVSTIMLIWVIPQFKDIFSSFGADLPAFTLMVIGMSEWLQASWWQPVLIIIVIGVAFTQAKQRSEKFNIFVDTVVLKLPVMGVIIEKSAVARFSRTLSTMFSAGVPMVESMDSVAGSTGNRLFEQATLQIKDDISKGVQLNTAMLTTQRFPSMVVQMAKIGEESGRLEEMLNKVADYFEEQVDDLVDTLSKQIEPLVMAVLGVLVGGLVIAMYLPIFKLGAVVG, from the coding sequence ATGGCAACATCAGTCGCAAGAAAAAATAATGCCAAAGAGCAGCCGACCTTTATCTGGGAAGGTAAGAATAAAGCAGGTGTTAAAATCCGCGGAGAAGAGCAAGCTGCAAATAGCAATATGCTCCGAGCTACTTTGCGCCGTCGTGGTATTCAGCCCAAGGTAATTAAGACTAAGCGTAAGCCACTGATGGGAGCTAGCATTAGTCCTGCTGACATCGCTTACTTTGCTCGTCAGCTTACCGCCATGATGCGCTCAGGTGTACCTCTGATGCAGTCGCTGGAGTTGATCGGAAGTGGGCATGAAAAAGCGGGCATGCAGGCTCTGATCAAAAAAATTCGTGAAGATATCGAAAGTGGAGCGGACTTAGGGACCGCTCTATCCAACCACCCTAAACACTTTGATGACTTATTTGTCAGCCTAGTGAAGGCGGGAGAACACTCCGGTTCACTGGAAGATATGCTGGAAAAAATAGCGACCTACAAAGAAAAAACCGAATCGATGAAGGCCAAAGTTAAAAAGGCCATGATGTATCCATTGATGGTTTTGATTATGGCGGTAGTGGTTTCTACCATCATGTTGATTTGGGTTATTCCTCAGTTTAAAGATATTTTCTCAAGTTTTGGCGCGGACCTACCAGCCTTCACTCTGATGGTCATTGGAATGTCTGAGTGGCTACAGGCATCTTGGTGGCAACCAGTATTGATAATCATTGTGATAGGCGTTGCCTTTACTCAAGCTAAGCAACGCTCCGAGAAGTTTAATATATTTGTTGATACTGTCGTACTCAAGCTTCCAGTAATGGGCGTCATTATCGAAAAATCTGCAGTAGCTCGCTTTTCAAGGACACTATCGACCATGTTCTCTGCCGGTGTACCGATGGTTGAGTCAATGGACTCTGTGGCTGGCAGTACCGGCAATCGTCTATTTGAACAAGCAACTCTGCAGATAAAAGATGATATATCGAAAGGTGTACAGCTCAATACAGCAATGCTCACCACTCAGCGCTTCCCAAGTATGGTTGTACAAATGGCTAAAATCGGTGAAGAATCTGGTCGACTAGAAGAAATGTTGAATAAAGTAGCTGATTATTTCGAAGAACAAGTTGATGATCTGGTCGACACACTCTCCAAACAGATTGAGCCACTAGTTATGGCAGTGCTAGGTGTACTAGTGGGTGGTTTGGTAATCGCTATGTACC